One part of the Malus sylvestris chromosome 2, drMalSylv7.2, whole genome shotgun sequence genome encodes these proteins:
- the LOC126611073 gene encoding LOB domain-containing protein 19, which produces MSESSSNGNNNNGGGGGPCGACKFLRRKCIKGCIFAPYFDAEQGTAHFAAVHKVFGASNASKLLLRIPPHKRLDAVVTLSYEALARVRDPVYGCVSHIFTLQQQVVNLQAELAYVQARLGTLQRFPLPPQSPQLEIPPPTRSLQYSSSNINVTSSSSSDMVPTSNILMHCDPLQAPNTSSEMSSLFNSEDQELIIDGENLQALAREFVCRYLPGVRLNKSSGSHHQNF; this is translated from the exons atgAGTGAATCGTCATCAAATGGAAACAACAATAATGGAGGAGGAGGCGGTCCTTGTGGTGCTTGCAAGTTCCTGAGGAGAAAGTGCATAAAAGGGTGCATATTTGCGCCGTACTTCGACGCAGAGCAAGGCACGGCGCACTTTGCTGCGGTGCACAAAGTGTTTGGTGCGAGCAACGCCTCAAAGCTTCTGTTGCGCATACCACCACACAAGCGGCTCGATGCTGTCGTCACCCTTAGCTATGAGGCTCTTGCTAGGGTTAGAGACCCTGTCTATGGCTGTGTTTCTCACATCTTCACTCTCCAACAGCAG GTAGTGAATTTGCAAGCAGAGTTAGCCTATGTTCAAGCCCGTCTTGGCACCTTGCAGCGTTTTCCGCTGCCGCCACAATCACCTCAGCTCGAAATCCCTCCACCCACCAGAAGCCTTCAGTATTCCTCGTCCAATATTAACGTGACATCGTCATCGTCCTCAGATATGGTACCAACTTCCAACATATTGATGCATTGTGATCCTCTCCAAGCACCAAATACATCATCTGAAATGTCAAGCCTCTTCAACTCAGAGGATCAAGAACTCATCATTGATGGTGAAAATCTGCAAGCACTGGCTCGAGAGTTCGTCTGCCGGTACTTGCCAGGAGTAAGGTTGAACAAGTCTTCCGGTTCTCATCATCAAAATTTCTAA
- the LOC126586581 gene encoding uncharacterized protein LOC126586581 has protein sequence MASHSKWENPNHPLYLHHSDQPGAILVPQPLVEDNYNTWVQSMSMALTVKNKLGFVDGTINKPSEDNFEELHQWNRCNNLVKTWLLGSMSKEISGSVINYKDARQMWADLQERFSHVNIVQLFHVENEIHDCVQSNMSVSSYFTKLKSLWDERDTLCSIPACSCGTKNEMNSYVETQKTMKFLMGLNESYATVRSNTLLLEPLPTVNKAYALVLRHERQAEVSNGKSTQLETDVFAVKNLSREPTPEDKEMRCGKCNKTNHITKNCRAHLKCTFCGWKGHTFDFCRKRKAATETESNRLFSSKGNQVSQSNKQETVPNFPFSQEDCKQILQMLNKNKSSFANQVSNLPSHEELSGPSLGEDDWDRN, from the exons ATGGCCTCTCATTCAAAATGGGAAAATCCCAACCACCCGCTCTATCTCCACCACTCGGATCAACCTGGTGCAATCCTCGTACCACAACCATTGGTGGAAGACAACTACAACACATGGGTTCAATCCATGAGTATGGCCTTAACGGTCAAGAACAAACTTGGTTTTGTTGATGGAACGATCAACAAACCAAGTGAGGATAATTTTGAGGAGTTGCATCAATGGAATCGCTGCAACAACTTGGTCAAGACATGGCTACTAGGCTCCATGTCAAAGGAGATTTCAGGGAGTGTCATCAACTACAAGGATGCTCGACAAATGTGGGCCGATCTGCAGGAGAGGTTCTCACATGTGAATATAGTTCAGCTGTTCCATGTTGAGAACGAGATCCATGATTGCGTCCAAAGCAATATGAGTGTAAGTTCTTACTTCACTAAACTTAAAAGTTTATGGGATGAACGTGATACTTTGTGTTCCATTCCAGCATGCAGTTGTGGAACAAAGAATGAGATGAACTCATATGTTGAAACTCAGAAAACCATGAAGTTCCTTATGGGACTGAACGAATCGTATGCTACGGTTCGAAGCAATACTCTTCTTCTCGAACCACTGCCTACGGTGAACAAGGCATATGCGTTGGTCCTTCGACATGAACGCCAGGCAGAGGTTTCCAATGGGAAAAGCACACAACTAGAAACTGATGTCTTTGCAGTGAAGAATCTGTCGCGAGAACCTACACCTGAAGACAAGGAGATGCGATGTGGAAAGTGCAATAAAACCAACCACATCACCAAAAATTGTCGTGCACATCTCAAGTGCACTTTTTGCGGATGGAAAGGCCACACCTTCGATTTCTGTCGAAAACGGAAAGCAGCCACAGAGACCGAATCCAATCGTCTCTTTTCTTCAAAGGGGAATCAAGTTTCACAAAGTAACAAGCAAGAGACAGTGCCTAATTTCCCGTTCTCTCAGGAGGACTGCAAGCAAATCCTTCAGATGTTGAACAAGAACAAATCATCATTTGCCAATCAAGTCAGTAATCTTCCTAGTCATGAAGAACTTTCAG GACCTTCGCTCGGGGAAGATGATTGGGACAGGAACTGA